ACGTTAAGATTGGTTCTATGTGTTGTTAATAAAGGTAGAAGACACTCATATTTTCGCAGGGCAGAGTTAAGTGTTCATATCAATAGAAAAATGGTCGAAACGATATTTATTGTGGATAAGTATACAGAGGAAACTCATGTGGTTCTTGAGTGTATTCCATTACATGTGGGGGAAGAACTGACGCTGTTGCAGCAGGGTAATATGTGtcaaattatatttgaattctATAACGTGCCCAAACCCGTTAAAATCCTCTGCGGGGTCCACCTATTAGGCCACCAGGTTGCTGATGTCACAGTTGATCGTGGGCAAAGGCAGTGGTTGTTGCCTGATGCGATGGCAGTGGACGACGATATTCATGATGATCCACACCAAGACAACGAATTGCTTTCCTTGCCTTCAGCATCAGAGAGTAGTCTTGGCAAGAGGCCTTGGTTATCAGATTTCATGGCACTTGATGATGATCATCCTGCTAACGTCGTTGACGTTGGTGATCATGAAGCTCAGAGAGGAGAGGCGGATCACCCAAAGAGGAGGCACACTGATCTTAACGAGAAGCCAAAGTATGTAAATCCATTAAATGTTGAATGATATCCTCGCATTTTCTAGTCATATATCAGCGTTTTGTGTTCAATTCAAATTTAGCAATATTTTGCTGTGCAtctctagggtatatgttgtAGTTTTCAGggtgtgaatttttttgggaaatagcccaaaatgccaccatttttataattgtaattgaaaataccatccttttttaaaaattttggaactatgacctataaatagaattttattgTCCCCTTATTGCACAGATATCACttttgctgaaattttattgTCTCTGTTTTGCTGAAGTTCTCTCTCGCCTCTGTCTCTTCGCTGCCCTCtgtttctcttcactctccgGTGGCTTTGCTCCGAATCTGTGGTCCTTCAGCTCTCAGTCTCTCCTCACTCAGCTCCGActgtctcttctctcttcctctcccagCGACAGGTACTGTTCATCGGCATTTTCTTACAGTTTAAGGGTTTCTCTCAAgttgttttagggtttatgcatttctctgaaattggctgaggggtttgttcgaaattggttgaaggtttaggggttttgctgaaattagtttaggggtttgttcgaaattggttgaaggtttaggggtttctctgaaattggtttaggggtttcatcGAAATTGTTTTAGGGGTTTGTCTGAAATGATCTGAGTATGATGATTCTTTGTTTCAAACAGtgaatgggtttgttctttgtggacTGATGCTTGCACTGCTGttgtgttgctgttgctgttgctattgctgtcgtattgtgtttttttgctaGTGTATTGCTAATGTAGTGATGTTGTGTTGGCATTTTAGTGcagttgtatttttagttttagtatggttttattatggtttttgtaGCAGTTATTGAATGGTATTTGGTGGCTTAGTATGAGTCTTTATGAGCATTGCATTTAACCTTCTTAGAAGTCTAATTGGtatctattttgtttgttgaagatgatatCTAAAGTGTAAGACAATTAACCTGTGTATGGTGATTTCTTCTCTGTGGATCATTACCAAAAAATACTCGCTGATTATATTTTACGTAGAAAATGTGGCCATGAAAAGAATTTGTGGCTAAAACTCCATGATGGAAGcaaccattttgaaatatcttAAGCAAACTGTTGGTGGCTTGCTAaattccttattttttttctctttatcttcCAACGAGGTAGTGACCCTTCACATTACACTCAATTGTGCAAAGGATTTGCATGGTTGTCTGATGGAATCGAAGAATAATTTACATAGAAAGAATTTCCTTTGTTATCGTTCGTAgtttttcatatatgaaagAAACTTCTAGATTGATAAAATATCTCAAGACAGAGTTTGACAAAATCAAGTATTGTATAAATATTTGAACTTGTAAACTCCCAACCATatcatactttttgtttgagaataatGCTTGTTAATTCGACATATTTTTGTATAACTTTGTTTACTAAGTTTAGGGCTTGCATATTGGATATGGATGAGTTTTGTTTAGAACCATATGTGGTGTAATATGAGTTGTTTAAAAGTTTGCTGTTTTGTGCTTGATCATTGTATGCTTAAAAGCGGGAAATGAGTGAAGATGGGAACCTACCAGCAGCAGCTGTGGTTTAGAGAAATGGGGACATTGATTTTGCTATAAGCTAACTGtttaagcttttgcttttgttgtttgtgtaTGGATACTTAGAGAAGTCTGTTTCTGAGGagaacttataattttgtaattgtacatgtcttacaaacattttataccgttttgatggtttatttatgaatttatctttcattttttgttaagaaaaaactgaagggatggtgccaatttctttcattttcttacatttgAAAGGAGGGCCATAGTAGAGTCAGTACTGTGGTTGCCACTAATTCATAGGATGTTCCATTACATTATACCTTGAAGTGAATAAATTGTTTTCCGATGtcttgttgttttttaaaactctttctAGTCAGATAGATTGATATCGTTACTCTTGAATTGTTGTCAATTAGGCTTGTGCTACCGCACATTCCCATTCTAGCTGAAGCTGTCTCATGATTAGATGGTGTGATTATATGGTGTGTTGAGATGTGTGTTTAGATATTATATTATGCAGGAGTGGTAGAGTACTGGGTGTGTTGAAACTTGGCTTTGAGCCATTAAATGAGGAGGTCAGTTGTAAATAGCTGGGGTTTTGTTTatgatatgtattttttgaatttttttcacttcatATCCTATAATAGGCTGTTCATAAGTGGtgattgtttattgcttgTTATTGTGTAGATTGCAACCGACTGAAATTCTGTTTATAATATTGGCATGCAGGGAAATATGGTTGGTGAAATGAAGTTGATGATTGCGGAGGAACAAAAATTCCAAGGGAAAGCATTGTCGTTATCCCATACGAAGACGGCAATCACTACGATAAAGGAGAAATTCACTGAACAGCAGCTGCAACTGTTTGAACAGagttgttttggtcatctCCTAGGGATTGAGGACCTCAAGTGGACTTCTCCGATTGTCCACGGGTTGCTGCTCAGGAAAGCTGATCCCAAGACAGTTTCCCAACTGAACGGGATCAAATTCATTGTTGGCAAGAAGGTCATCCAATTCACGGCGCAACAATTTTGCATCGTGACAGGGCTAAGGTTTGGAAACCTTCCCTTGATTCCGATTCCCACGAATGAGAACTGCTCATTGAAACGGAAGTACTTTGCCAACGATAAAGCTGTGAACCTGTTGGAATTAGAAAAGGCCTTCCTCGAATGCGATGATGTGGACGATGTATTCAAGCTTGGATTCGTATACTTTGCTGTCTTTGTGCTGTTGGGCAGCGAAAAACATGTCCACATTGACATGCGATATTTGAAGTTGGCGGAAGACCTTGAAGACTTTGGGAAGTATCCATGGGGTGCTGTGTCTTATGCGAAGACAAATGCGTCACTGCTGAGGGCACTTTGTGCAGATTACCAGCGAGTGAAAGTGCCCACAAAAactgccaaaacaaaaaaatctggaAAGAAACCAACAACAACGGCAACCGGTAGACCAAGAGAGTACCACCTCAAAGGTTTTCCGTATGCACTTCAGGTGAGCAAATGTCCATTGATGTTGAAGTTAAATTGCATTTGTTTACAATGACTGACCTTTTATTCCTGAAACCAGATTTGGGCGTATGAGGTGTTTCCAGCGTTGGCTGCACTACATTTGGTGGTGCACGAAGAAAATGCGCACATCCCTCGTTTACTACATTGGAGGAGCAATAGTTCGCCGCGTTTTTATGAGCTAATGAGCCAAGTATTCGAGAACCGTGAGGTTAGTTCAGTTTTTAATGATCATGTTCGggatatgaaaatataatataattacttTACTGATATGTATATTGTATGTGTAAATTGCAGGTTGATGTGCAGCTTCTTCGGCCATCTGTGATGGACAAGCAGCAGCCGTATTGGACTTGGGGTGACAGTGCTGACGACAGTGAAGAACTTGTTGACTTGTTGGGCGATGACGCTGAACAACAAACCGGCACTTCTGCCTctgtagaagaaaaagagaaggacaTTGACGATACTGCAAACCTTCCGTCGTCTTCTAAGGCAAGCATTACAGTTTTTCGAAGATATACGTCAtattacaataggaaaatAACTGCTGTATAGTTGCAATATTTTGTGGCCTGCATAGTAACACATGCATTATAACTTAGTGCAGGGTACAGTCGCGTCCAGAGAGTTACGCACTTTGAAGCGTGACTTTCAAAGGACAAAGGATGAATTGGCCAAAGTTTCCCTATCAAATCGAGCACTTTGCGACAGAGTGCATCAGTTGGAAGACAAGGTACGGAAGGAGTCAATGAAAGCTGAAAAAGAGTtcgaaaaaaatacaaagtgtGTGGAGGATTTCCGCAACACCCTGTCTTCAATGGAGCATTATTTTAAGTTGGAGATAGAGCagctgaaaaaacaaaatggtggGGTGAATGAAGCTGCGGAAGGACATGAGGACCTCGGTAGTCCTCATATGAATGAAGGAGGCAACAATGACTTGTCGCCATTACATGCCTATGTAAGTCCGCCGACAGAACCGGCAGTAATGGAAACACAAGTCCCCGGTGATGGAGCCGAACCTTCCGCAGGCATGGTAGTTGAAGAGGCAAAAATGGCCGCTTCAGTTCCTCACTCAGAAGTGCATGAAGTAGCTGACCCGGCAGAATCCGATGAGCTGCCTACCCCGGAAGATGTTGCTGGGTGTGACGAAATCTGCCAAAGAGTCATGAAGCTGTTAGAAGATTGGAAAATCACTAAGAGTATGCCATCGGGAGGTTTGATGAATCCTCCAAGTCTACCCACAGTTACTATGGCTGGTGATGAAGAAGGTAGTTCAAgtattgaaaacaaagaagtGGAAGGTAAAGGGTGCAGACAGAAGCGCCCGGCGCAGACATTGTTGAGCCCATTTACAGATcctttgaggaagaagaggacgaTGACTGTGTCGGCTGCGACTGCAACCCCGCCATGTTTTGATCCATCCAAATCCTTGCCCATTGAAGATGTGAAGGCAGTAATACAGTTTTGCAGTGCCTGGAAAAGCGATATCAGGTTACGATTCTTGACCTTTCAATTCCAATATTCATCCTATTCTACTATGTAGTCATACACTAATGAGAGAATGCAGAGTTTGCTTTAATATACATGTGTCTTTTTTTCATCAACAAAGTCATATTTATGACATGACTACACAAGTAACCGTTGCAAGTTTGCCTTTTGTAGTGCGGAGGTGCAGCTGGAATCATTTTCAGTGGGCGCTGATTTTTTCTACAGACTTGTCGATGAAACCGAATGGATGAGCTCAAGGGTAACGATACACAAAGCTGTACTTTATTACGataattcaattgttttctcaCCTTTTTTAAGTGTTGagttgtatgaaattgtgcTAATATTATATGTGTCAACTTTCAGCACCTGGACATGGCAACCTTTCTTATCCGCAAAAGGCAACTATCTCATCCGTTGGTTTTTGGAACGGACTGGACAACGGCAGATTGTTGCTTGCAGGTAAACATGTAACCATTGTGCAGCAATTTGTGCTTCATTTGCTGTCGGTTGTGCTTTTCTAATATGCCTTCATTTAAATTTGTGCAGCAATTTCTAGAGCCGTTCAAACCGACGGCCAGGAAACGTGGATCGAAGAAGGCTGCTAGTTCAAACACCGTTGACCTTCCAGCCAGCAAGGTGAAGAATTTACATCACTTTGTGCGTGGTACGTGGCAACACGGCTATGCCCAAGCTTGGACAAAAGTCCGGAAGGTGTATTTTCCATATAATCTGAAAGGGTCTCATTGGGTTGCAATCGAACTTGATTTCGTAAGACATACTGCAACCGTGTATGACTCCTATATTGATTATACGAAACGTTCAAAGCTGGTTACGCTTCTGCACCCTATTAGCGATACGCTGGCACGAGTGCTGTTCGATATGCACTTTTATGATGCTTCTGAGGTTGAAGAGGTGAAGCAAAAGGGGCTGACGATGTCGATGTATACGCCATTCTCAGTGTGCAGCATTGCAGATGTGCCACAACAACGAGATGGGTAAcgtttgtgaattttgtgctGTTTATCCAAATTTGACATAACTGCAGTTCTAATTTCCCAACTAATTGGCCTCACAGTGCGTCTTGCGGAATCTTGACCGTCAAAATCATCGAGCATCTCAGTGCTGGGATGTCGGTAGATAAAGTTGACCCTTTGAAGATCAAATATTACCGACTCAAGCTTGCAATTGAGGGTTTAAGGGGGGAGGCATATTTATGAGGTAAATTTCTTCATGTCCGTTAATTCACCTCACGCTGTAAGTTTATTTTCGGCTGTCTATGCcaacacaaatacaaaaacttaTTTGGTACTATGAACTGATTTGGCAGTATGATATTTGGCACTATGAACAATGAACTGATTTGGTGGCAGTTACAAATGAACATAGTCTTCATTCTAGAACTGCCCTTCATAAATGCCTTCATCTGCACTGAACCCAATTGTTATTGCAGGTCGGTCTCAACCAAGGGTTGATTGcaatattccaaccaagatgACCATACACTGTTATTTGATGTAGGTTTTTTGTATGACATGGCTTTGCTTTAATTGGTTTGGTTGTTCCAAGTTTTATGTTCTGGTTTATCTCACAGTAACTGCCGAGTCgtttttcatttcatgtatTTGTCCGTGGTATTTTGTTCCCCAATATTCAGATTATGGTCAATATGTAAACCTTGGCCAGGGTCTGCGGGAATGGATATTCAAAAGTACATAAAGGTTGAGAAGGTTCCTGGTGGCCAGTTGGAAGATTCAGTGGTTCGCAAAGGAGTAATGATTAACAAAGATGTTATTGCACCTggaaaaatgagaagaaagaTTTTCAACCAACGCATCATTCTTCTTGATTGGCCGCTCGAATATAAGAAAGGCGAGAACCAAACAAATGCTGAGTTgcttaaagaagaagattggggAGTCCTGCTACAATTGGAAGAAGAATACATCGAGAGGCTATGTGTGCAAATATTGAAGTTTAAACCAGATGTGGTTATCACAGAATATGATgcatcattattattttgatcAGAATATGATGCATCATTTAGATCCTaaccacaattttttttccatagcATGCAAATGGTGAAAAATCATGGATTGGCTTTGATGGTAACACTGGTGTGATAACTGatgtgaaagagaaaaagataggTGGATATCTTTTTGGCTTACTATTGTTGctctcttttatttccttCGCTATCTCAATATTCACATTTGTTGGGTGATTTATATTTGCTGAAAGCTCTGAAAGAGGACTTTTAATGTAGTATTGTTCTCAAATGTATCCATTATATGTCCCTTTATTGATATGGCATAAGTGTCAATCTTCTGGTTTATATTGTCGATTTGCTTCAGTAGTAGTTCTAGTTTAGAGCTTCTCCCAATATATTTCGACAGCACTCATGTGAGGGGAAGTGCTGTTGTCGtggttattaaaaaatttcccaataaatttattttgttggtaaGGCTGTTCATTTTGAGGAATTATGATGTCAGATATGGGATGCCTACAACGTGAAGGGCCAGAGTTTTAAAACGGCCATAGAAGCTGCTTGCCTACTTCTCAGAATCGATGACATTGTTAGtgggatgaagaagaagcagcctCCTGGTGCCAAAGCTCCTTCCAAGCCTCAAGTTGAGACAGAAGGCGATGCAGATAATGAGCAAATAATTCCGGAGTGCTTATGGAGAGCACGTGGTTATCTCAGTTTGAATGAAGTTTTgctttaaagaagaaaaaaaggagcatTATAAGTTTGATGAGga
Above is a window of Prunus persica cultivar Lovell chromosome G2, Prunus_persica_NCBIv2, whole genome shotgun sequence DNA encoding:
- the LOC18785029 gene encoding uncharacterized protein LOC18785029; its protein translation is MLLDVGGNGRGMVGIWGASGIGKTTIAKAIFNAVAHKFGGSCFLPNVRENSMPHGGLIQLQETLLQEILGGQKLKIASADKGISIIHKLLRHKKILLILDDVNQLEQLDNLAGVGWFGEGSRVIITTQDSGLLKCHGIELIYGVQKLFYYQALELFSLNAFRINEPPNDYLELAQRAIAFADGLPLALTILGSHLRNRDKTFWQVILDGFKGEPYTHIERILQKSYDALDDYAKEVFFDIACFFNGEKKDYVLRIVPKNCIEVLVDNAMITTEWDDRILMHDLLANLGKDIVHKESPNDPGQRSRLWFYEDVKQVLTKSTGTRNIKGIMVKLPEITFNPECFHNMVNLEIFINRNASLCGHINYLPNALRFIDWGRCQLQSLPPNFQGNRLVVLNMPHSDIKQLERFKHLRNLTSMNLSYCQFLEKIPDLSGIPNMKYLDLSECTRLVEVDGSVGLLDKLVELDLGGCSNLTRFATALRLKSLKKLDLRYCEGLESFPEIEVEMESLWSLDISGSGVRELPSSFAYLTGLGKLYLGGCFNLTRFVTSFRMKSLEELDLRDCKRLESFPEIEVEIESLRSLDISGSGIRELPPSIAYLTELRELYLNGCFNFTRFATAFRLKSLEILHLCDWERLESFPKSPLLSTNSNISFPLPIPLYCWSTLQELDLTGTNFVTLPECISKFVSLYMLYLRDCKSLLEIPQEACPPRVGRVFLDNCTSLDKIPKLPLSSKFAHLSLINCVRLRGYDIIENIFLDQVSSPHSQFQIILSGDEVPKWFSCCKDATLVHEEYSFRIARCEVCFEIPPNNLAWETLRLVLCVVNKGRRHSYFRRAELSVHINRKMVETIFIVDKYTEETHVVLECIPLHVGEELTLLQQGNMCQIIFEFYNVPKPVKILCGVHLLGHQVADVTVDRGQRQWLLPDAMAVDDDIHDDPHQDNELLSLPSASESSLGKRPWLSDFMALDDDHPANVVDVGDHEAQRGEADHPKRRHTDLNEKPNSLSPLSLRCPLFLFTLRWLCSESVVLQLSVSPHSAPTVSSLFLSQRQGNMVGEMKLMIAEEQKFQGKALSLSHTKTAITTIKEKFTEQQLQLFEQSCFGHLLGIEDLKWTSPIVHGLLLRKADPKTVSQLNGIKFIVGKKVIQFTAQQFCIVTGLRFGNLPLIPIPTNENCSLKRKYFANDKAVNLLELEKAFLECDDVDDVFKLGFVYFAVFVLLGSEKHVHIDMRYLKLAEDLEDFGKYPWGAVSYAKTNASLLRALCADYQRVKVPTKTAKTKKSGKKPTTTATGRPREYHLKGFPYALQIWAYEVFPALAALHLVVHEENAHIPRLLHWRSNSSPRFYELMSQVFENREVDVQLLRPSVMDKQQPYWTWGDSADDSEELVDLLGDDAEQQTGTSASVEEKEKDIDDTANLPSSSKGTVASRELRTLKRDFQRTKDELAKVSLSNRALCDRVHQLEDKVRKESMKAEKEFEKNTKCVEDFRNTLSSMEHYFKLEIEQLKKQNGGVNEAAEGHEDLGSPHMNEGGNNDLSPLHAYVSPPTEPAVMETQVPGDGAEPSAGMVVEEAKMAASVPHSEVHEVADPAESDELPTPEDVAGCDEICQRVMKLLEDWKITKSMPSGGLMNPPSLPTVTMAGDEEGSSSIENKEVEGKGCRQKRPAQTLLSPFTDPLRKKRTMTVSAATATPPCFDPSKSLPIEDVKAVIQFCSAWKSDISAEVQLESFSVGADFFYRLVDETEWMSSRHLDMATFLIRKRQLSHPLVFGTDWTTADCCLQQFLEPFKPTARKRGSKKAASSNTVDLPASKVKNLHHFVRGTWQHGYAQAWTKVRKVYFPYNLKGSHWVAIELDFVRHTATVYDSYIDYTKRSKLVTLLHPISDTLARVLFDMHFYDASEVEEVKQKGLTMSMYTPFSVCSIADVPQQRDGASCGILTVKIIEHLSAGMSVDKVDPLKIKYYRLKLAIEGLRGEAYL
- the LOC109947287 gene encoding T-complex protein 1 subunit gamma-like, with translation MDIQKYIKVEKVPGGQLEDSVVRKGVMINKDVIAPGKMRRKIFNQRIILLDWPLEYKKGENQTNAELLKEEDWGVLLQLEEEYIERLCVQILKFKPDVIWDAYNVKGQSFKTAIEAACLLLRIDDIVSGMKKKQPPGAKAPSKPQVETEGDADNEQIIPECLWRARGYLSLNEVLL